In Alphaproteobacteria bacterium, one DNA window encodes the following:
- a CDS encoding class I SAM-dependent rRNA methyltransferase, producing MAPLTSSPSYPVLRLRQGGHKRLVAGHPWLYSNEIEMDAPAKALPPGGLVRLAAAGGEALGVAGFNPHSLIAARRLTPDPGACVDRDFVRVRLAAALALRETLFDTPYYRWVHAEADSLPGLVLDRYGSVIVGQANTATMRLLAPQIEAAVQDLVSPQAMIWRNDSPVSRLEGLEEEERMAFGQIPADLEIEENGGHFRVDPQDGQKTGWFFDQRDNRALVARMAKGRTLLDLYSFAGGFGVTAARMGAARVVGVDASAHAVELANGNAVRNDVSGHCQFIKAEAFDYLEQAFAAGVRFEMVSADPPAFVRSRKDLNAGARGYRKLTRLCAMLVSPGGFLFLASCSHHVPPELLLEQAARGLHDAGRQARLLRQTGAGMDHPVHPQLPESAYLKGLLFALD from the coding sequence ATGGCTCCATTGACATCTTCCCCTTCTTATCCGGTCCTGCGGTTGCGTCAGGGCGGCCACAAGCGCTTGGTGGCGGGGCATCCGTGGCTGTATTCCAACGAGATCGAGATGGACGCGCCAGCCAAGGCTTTGCCGCCGGGCGGGTTGGTGCGCTTGGCGGCGGCGGGGGGCGAGGCTTTGGGCGTGGCGGGTTTCAATCCGCACAGCCTGATCGCGGCGCGCCGCTTGACCCCCGATCCGGGGGCCTGCGTGGATCGTGATTTTGTGCGAGTGCGACTGGCGGCGGCCTTGGCACTACGCGAAACCTTGTTCGATACGCCCTATTACCGCTGGGTCCATGCCGAGGCCGATTCCTTGCCGGGGCTTGTGCTGGATCGTTATGGCTCGGTCATCGTGGGCCAAGCCAACACCGCCACCATGAGGCTGCTGGCCCCTCAGATCGAGGCGGCGGTGCAAGACCTTGTCAGTCCCCAAGCCATGATCTGGCGTAACGACTCGCCCGTCTCACGGCTGGAGGGGCTGGAAGAAGAAGAGCGCATGGCCTTTGGGCAGATTCCCGCCGATCTTGAGATCGAAGAGAATGGCGGCCATTTCCGCGTCGATCCGCAAGACGGCCAGAAAACCGGATGGTTCTTCGATCAACGCGACAACCGCGCCTTGGTGGCCCGTATGGCCAAGGGCCGCACGCTATTGGACCTCTACAGCTTCGCGGGCGGCTTTGGGGTGACGGCGGCCCGAATGGGCGCGGCACGGGTGGTCGGGGTGGACGCCTCGGCCCATGCGGTGGAACTGGCCAACGGCAACGCTGTTCGCAACGACGTGTCGGGACACTGCCAGTTCATCAAGGCCGAGGCTTTCGACTATCTGGAACAGGCCTTTGCCGCTGGGGTGCGCTTTGAGATGGTCAGCGCCGATCCGCCCGCCTTCGTACGCAGCCGCAAGGATTTGAACGCCGGCGCGCGCGGTTATCGCAAACTGACGCGGTTATGCGCGATGCTGGTCTCGCCCGGCGGCTTTTTGTTTCTGGCCTCGTGCAGCCATCATGTGCCACCCGAGCTGCTCTTGGAGCAGGCCGCGCGGGGCCTGCATGACGCCGGACGCCAAGCCCGCTTATTGCGCCAGACGGGGGCAGGGATGGATCATCCCGTACACCCGCAATTACCTGAATCCGCCTATCTCAAAGGACTTCTCTTTGCCTTGGATTGA
- the lpxD gene encoding UDP-3-O-(3-hydroxymyristoyl)glucosamine N-acyltransferase: MSSALSLAHIAKALDAAWTGDGALTIRRPVHPAAAQTPDDLAVAMADDLLPLLAECPAQSAMVHESAKDRPELAKMKAVIFVARPRLALSGLTQLFALTPYALPGIHPSAIVDATAQIGQDVSIGPGCYVGPGAVIGERAVLLSQISIGRDAQLGPDGLVHPGVRVGERVRIGARVIIHANAVIGADGFSFVTPEAGSVETAKATGTVQATNTRLLRIASLGTVVIGDDVEIGANACIDRGTLADTVIGNATKIDNLVQIGHNVRIGDTCMICGQSGIAGSTVIGDRVVIGGGSGLADHLKVGNDAVLMGGSRVGGHIAAQTVVVGYPAMPRDKALQQLIDLRRLHTLFEKVSDMEQRVQRLEPPPEKG, encoded by the coding sequence ATGTCCTCCGCACTTTCCCTTGCACACATCGCCAAGGCCCTCGATGCGGCCTGGACAGGCGACGGCGCATTGACCATTCGCCGCCCCGTCCATCCGGCGGCAGCCCAGACCCCCGATGACCTGGCCGTGGCCATGGCCGATGATCTTCTGCCCCTGCTGGCGGAATGTCCTGCCCAATCCGCCATGGTGCATGAGAGCGCCAAGGATCGTCCCGAGCTGGCCAAGATGAAGGCCGTGATCTTCGTCGCGCGTCCGCGCCTGGCTTTATCGGGATTGACCCAGCTTTTTGCCCTGACGCCCTACGCTTTGCCGGGCATTCACCCTTCTGCCATTGTGGACGCCACTGCCCAAATCGGCCAAGACGTGTCCATCGGGCCAGGCTGTTATGTCGGGCCGGGGGCTGTGATCGGCGAGCGCGCCGTTCTGTTGTCCCAGATCAGCATCGGGCGCGACGCCCAGCTTGGCCCCGATGGCCTGGTGCATCCGGGTGTGCGCGTTGGCGAGCGGGTGCGTATCGGCGCGCGCGTCATCATCCATGCCAATGCCGTGATCGGCGCGGATGGATTCAGCTTTGTCACGCCCGAGGCGGGCAGCGTGGAAACCGCCAAGGCCACCGGTACAGTGCAGGCGACCAATACACGGCTTTTGCGTATCGCTTCTCTGGGCACCGTGGTGATCGGCGACGATGTCGAGATCGGCGCCAATGCCTGCATCGATCGCGGCACCCTGGCCGATACGGTGATCGGCAACGCCACCAAAATCGACAATCTGGTTCAGATTGGCCACAATGTCCGCATCGGCGACACATGCATGATCTGCGGCCAATCGGGTATCGCGGGCAGCACGGTCATCGGCGACCGGGTGGTCATCGGCGGCGGTTCCGGCCTTGCGGATCATCTCAAAGTTGGTAACGATGCCGTTCTAATGGGCGGATCACGGGTTGGCGGTCATATCGCCGCGCAAACCGTCGTGGTCGGCTATCCCGCCATGCCGCGCGACAAGGCTTTGCAGCAATTGATCGATCTGCGACGCTTGCATACGCTCTTCGAGAAAGTATCTGATATGGAACAAAGAGTACAGCGACTTGAGCCGCCGCCGGAAAAAGGCTAG
- a CDS encoding acyl carrier protein has translation MSNITDDILDIVASKAMVDRAKLLPEAKLTDLQISSLDVVEIVFALEDKFGIQIPFNANDSKVEFQTVGEVISAVEKLVAAKKA, from the coding sequence ATGAGCAACATCACAGATGACATTTTGGATATCGTGGCGTCCAAGGCCATGGTGGACCGTGCCAAGCTTTTGCCCGAGGCGAAGCTGACCGATCTGCAAATCAGTTCGCTGGACGTTGTGGAAATCGTCTTCGCGCTGGAAGATAAGTTCGGCATCCAAATTCCCTTCAACGCCAACGACTCCAAGGTCGAGTTTCAAACGGTGGGCGAGGTGATCTCCGCCGTGGAGAAACTGGTTGCCGCCAAAAAGGCCTAA
- a CDS encoding beta-ketoacyl-[acyl-carrier-protein] synthase family protein produces MSESVVVTGLGVVSPLGLDVPSFWSALTAGRCAIGPIRNINTEGLTNAVAAEIHDFDPAKHFDPRKLPLLDRFSQMAVVAAREAVAQSGLPLGQSDLAEQTACIMGTGVGGQTTLEESYTKLMTSDRPNVRVHPFTVPRLMANAAGSQISMDMGITGPGFTVASACASSTHAIGVAYQMVRSGAVRAAVTGGSEACLTFGTLKGWEALRVMAPDTCRPFSTGRAGMVLGEGAAVVVLERESDAKARGAHILAHLAGFGMSSDARDITTPDANGSTRAMRLALRDAGLNPQDVDHINAHGTGTRLNDTTESAAMHMVFEAHTKNIAVSACKSSFGHALGGAGALEFIATVMALREGVAPPTLGFQGPDPECDLDIVANEARPMPGMKTALSNSFAFGGLNAVLALRRY; encoded by the coding sequence ATGAGCGAATCCGTCGTCGTCACCGGCCTTGGCGTTGTGTCGCCCTTGGGCCTTGATGTGCCGTCTTTTTGGTCGGCATTGACGGCTGGCCGCTGCGCCATCGGCCCTATCCGTAACATCAATACCGAAGGGCTGACCAACGCCGTCGCCGCCGAAATCCACGACTTTGACCCTGCCAAGCATTTCGATCCGCGCAAACTGCCTTTGCTGGACAGATTCAGCCAGATGGCCGTGGTGGCCGCGCGCGAGGCAGTGGCCCAATCCGGCCTGCCGCTTGGCCAATCCGATTTGGCCGAGCAAACCGCGTGCATCATGGGCACGGGCGTGGGCGGCCAAACGACGTTGGAAGAATCCTATACCAAGCTGATGACCAGCGACCGGCCCAATGTGCGGGTGCATCCCTTTACCGTGCCACGTTTGATGGCCAATGCCGCCGGCAGCCAGATCAGCATGGATATGGGCATCACGGGGCCGGGCTTTACGGTGGCCAGCGCCTGCGCGTCATCGACCCACGCCATCGGCGTCGCGTATCAGATGGTCCGCTCGGGCGCGGTCCGCGCGGCGGTGACGGGCGGGTCCGAGGCTTGCTTGACCTTTGGCACGCTCAAGGGCTGGGAAGCTTTGCGCGTCATGGCCCCCGACACCTGCCGCCCGTTCTCGACCGGCCGCGCCGGGATGGTGCTGGGCGAAGGCGCGGCGGTCGTCGTGTTAGAGCGAGAAAGCGATGCCAAGGCGCGCGGCGCGCATATTCTGGCGCATCTGGCCGGTTTCGGCATGAGTTCGGACGCGCGCGACATCACCACGCCCGACGCCAATGGCTCGACCCGCGCCATGCGTTTGGCCCTGCGCGACGCCGGACTGAACCCGCAGGACGTGGACCATATCAACGCCCACGGCACCGGCACGCGCCTGAACGACACCACCGAATCCGCCGCCATGCATATGGTGTTCGAGGCTCATACGAAGAACATCGCCGTCTCGGCCTGCAAATCCTCGTTCGGTCACGCCTTGGGCGGTGCCGGCGCGCTGGAATTCATCGCCACGGTCATGGCCCTGCGCGAGGGCGTGGCACCGCCGACGCTGGGTTTCCAAGGGCCAGACCCCGAATGCGATTTGGATATCGTGGCCAACGAGGCGCGTCCCATGCCCGGCATGAAGACCGCCCTGTCCAATTCCTTCGCCTTCGGCGGCCTGAACGCGGTATTGGCCCTGCGCCGCTATTAG
- a CDS encoding exopolysaccharide biosynthesis protein encodes MASPYHPTDLESPIMPLTPYSDRPQTVFDTLRMIAHDSPDERISVEAFSKGLGRRGYGILMVTLNLPNLIPLPLPLLSFIFGLPLALVALQLLLGRENPWIPPFLLRRGIRKQEILYVCDQAEARYGRFHRWIHPRLPALTRRWGVRVIGFAICLLASMMVLPIPFGNLVLAIPIAILSLGLIERDGLFVILGLVLGVAGLFFNLLLGSSILYGMLVATQHLFG; translated from the coding sequence TTGGCGTCGCCCTATCATCCGACCGATCTAGAAAGTCCCATCATGCCATTGACGCCCTATAGCGACAGGCCGCAGACAGTTTTTGATACGTTGCGGATGATTGCGCATGACTCGCCCGATGAGAGAATCAGCGTCGAGGCATTTTCCAAAGGGCTGGGGCGACGCGGCTATGGCATCTTGATGGTCACGCTGAACTTGCCCAATCTGATCCCCTTGCCCTTGCCGCTGTTGTCGTTCATTTTTGGTTTGCCCTTGGCCTTGGTGGCGCTGCAATTGCTGCTGGGGCGCGAAAACCCCTGGATTCCTCCCTTCCTTCTCCGCCGTGGCATCCGTAAGCAGGAAATTTTGTATGTGTGCGACCAAGCCGAGGCGCGCTATGGCCGCTTCCATCGGTGGATTCATCCGCGCCTTCCTGCCCTTACGCGCCGATGGGGCGTAAGGGTCATCGGCTTTGCCATTTGCCTGTTGGCTTCCATGATGGTGTTGCCGATTCCGTTTGGCAATCTGGTGCTGGCGATCCCCATTGCGATCCTGTCGCTGGGCTTGATCGAGCGTGACGGGCTTTTTGTGATCCTGGGATTGGTGCTGGGCGTGGCCGGACTCTTCTTCAATCTGCTGCTCGGCTCATCCATTCTCTATGGCATGCTCGTGGCCACGCAGCATCTGTTTGGCTAG
- a CDS encoding iron-sulfur cluster assembly accessory protein, with protein MPSPALPPPIIVTETAARRVAELLARRDPPATALLLGVGNKGCSGLSYTMTYVDQIPPHADVVECHGARIALDPAASLYLIGTTMDWKEDKLRAGFVFLNPNETGKCGCGESFSVAGG; from the coding sequence ATGCCAAGCCCCGCTTTACCGCCGCCCATCATTGTCACCGAAACCGCTGCCCGCCGCGTGGCCGAATTGCTGGCGAGGCGCGACCCGCCCGCGACGGCCTTGCTGCTAGGCGTGGGAAATAAGGGATGTTCGGGTTTGTCCTATACGATGACCTATGTGGATCAGATTCCCCCCCATGCCGATGTGGTGGAATGCCACGGCGCACGCATTGCCCTGGACCCTGCGGCCAGTTTGTACCTCATCGGGACCACCATGGACTGGAAAGAAGACAAGCTGCGTGCCGGTTTTGTCTTTCTCAACCCGAATGAGACCGGAAAATGCGGCTGCGGGGAAAGCTTCTCGGTGGCGGGGGGATAA
- a CDS encoding DUF59 domain-containing protein, which yields MQLDKNTATAEQNAAITPPSEGTEGLGLRESIITALKTVRDPEIPVNIYDLGLIYGIDLSPSADGQGQNVSITMTLTAPGCPVAGEMPEMVRQASLTVEGVAASQVALVWDPPWTPARMSDEARLSLNMF from the coding sequence ATGCAGTTAGATAAGAATACAGCGACTGCGGAACAAAATGCCGCCATAACTCCGCCCTCTGAGGGGACGGAGGGATTAGGCCTGCGCGAGTCGATCATCACGGCGCTCAAAACCGTGCGCGACCCGGAAATCCCGGTCAATATCTATGATTTGGGTTTGATTTACGGCATAGACCTATCCCCCAGCGCGGATGGCCAGGGCCAGAACGTGTCGATCACCATGACTCTGACGGCACCCGGCTGTCCCGTGGCGGGTGAGATGCCCGAGATGGTCCGTCAAGCCTCGCTCACGGTAGAGGGGGTGGCCGCCAGTCAGGTGGCCTTGGTTTGGGATCCTCCCTGGACCCCTGCCCGCATGTCGGACGAAGCGCGCCTTAGCCTGAATATGTTTTAA
- a CDS encoding phosphoribosylaminoimidazolesuccinocarboxamide synthase, with the protein MIRRRRIYEGKSKVLFEGPEPGTLIQYFKDDATALNDQKKGTVTGKGVLNNRISEFLMMRLSDIGVPTHFVRRLNMREQIIRRLEMIPIEVVVRNAAAGSFARRFGIEEGTALPRSVVEFYYKSPELGDPMVSDEHITAFGWAGAHEVDEFMSLALRVNDYLMGHFLGAGLRLIDFRMEFGRLWDADDMQIMLGDEISPDTCRLWDVTSGERLDKDRFSRDLGRVAEAYQEVARRLGVLRDIPETELDKTDAEPEAAAPDGTPPTPVVNAPISFRIGRK; encoded by the coding sequence ATGATCCGCCGCCGCCGCATCTATGAGGGCAAGTCCAAAGTTCTGTTCGAAGGCCCCGAGCCGGGTACCTTGATCCAGTATTTCAAGGACGATGCCACGGCGCTGAACGATCAGAAAAAGGGCACCGTGACGGGCAAGGGCGTCCTGAACAACCGCATTTCCGAATTCCTGATGATGCGCTTGAGCGATATCGGCGTGCCGACGCATTTCGTGCGCCGTTTGAACATGCGCGAACAGATCATCCGCCGGTTAGAGATGATCCCCATCGAGGTGGTGGTGCGCAACGCCGCCGCCGGATCTTTCGCCCGCCGCTTTGGCATCGAGGAGGGCACGGCCCTGCCGCGCTCGGTGGTGGAGTTTTATTATAAATCGCCCGAGCTGGGCGATCCGATGGTCTCGGACGAGCATATCACCGCCTTTGGCTGGGCGGGCGCGCATGAGGTGGACGAGTTCATGTCCCTGGCCTTGCGGGTGAATGATTACCTGATGGGGCATTTCCTGGGCGCGGGGCTGCGACTGATCGATTTTCGCATGGAGTTTGGCCGCCTATGGGACGCCGACGACATGCAGATCATGCTGGGCGATGAAATCAGTCCCGATACCTGCCGTCTATGGGACGTAACCAGCGGCGAGCGACTTGATAAAGACCGATTCAGCCGCGACCTGGGCCGCGTGGCCGAGGCGTATCAAGAGGTGGCGCGCCGCCTGGGCGTGCTGCGCGATATTCCCGAAACCGAGCTGGATAAAACCGACGCAGAGCCCGAAGCCGCCGCCCCCGACGGAACGCCCCCCACGCCTGTCGTGAATGCCCCCATTTCCTTTAGGATCGGGCGCAAATAG
- a CDS encoding tail fiber domain-containing protein codes for MRKTHSITSQSGFTLVELAIVLAIAGLLFAGIWGLIASGQQQLRAKQEADNIRQIIEATRTFLAGAANPSTPGGSWARTPSLLAPGAVREIVIGPATGSIPDRTLIGGGFLPNSPGGATNVFPYSGGYTGQRYRVVAQRLQTSPALLPTDNATFRWRFMVVTQPDPVVPVADRELIEDKQGGTISAMLGSEGGFMYSQPFGQCLANRACGTGAAWIEDVTSNWSPLAFNAGHMAARVQMSPDIDTSSPWLARLNIGIPEYNRMFTTLDMNNNNLSNIKEVTQNDGSGFSLSIRGGALQTVNANTTSDFSGGAWKFFRGAGDTLAVISVSDADPLNPDVTNPVFNVAGAGTATRWTAVEFIYNSDARLKTDIKPIEGALDKLLQIRGDTFNWKKDGKPGVGLIAQDVEKVFPELVTTTGKDGMKGVQYGNLVAPIIEALRQIKEENDALRARLEKLEAPAAQ; via the coding sequence ATGCGTAAGACACACTCCATCACATCCCAGTCCGGTTTTACGCTGGTGGAACTGGCCATCGTTCTGGCTATCGCGGGCCTGTTATTCGCAGGTATATGGGGTCTCATCGCCAGCGGCCAGCAACAATTGCGCGCCAAGCAGGAGGCGGACAATATTCGTCAGATCATTGAAGCGACACGCACATTCTTGGCCGGGGCGGCCAATCCAAGCACTCCTGGCGGCAGTTGGGCCAGAACTCCGTCTTTGCTCGCTCCGGGTGCGGTTCGAGAGATTGTCATTGGTCCGGCGACGGGTTCAATCCCTGATCGGACGTTAATCGGCGGTGGATTCTTGCCTAATTCTCCGGGTGGGGCTACCAATGTGTTCCCGTATTCGGGGGGATACACCGGGCAACGCTATCGTGTGGTGGCTCAGCGACTACAGACCAGTCCAGCGTTGCTTCCAACAGACAATGCCACATTCCGCTGGCGTTTTATGGTGGTAACGCAACCAGACCCTGTGGTGCCTGTTGCAGACCGTGAATTGATTGAGGATAAGCAGGGCGGCACCATCTCCGCCATGCTGGGATCTGAGGGCGGTTTTATGTATAGCCAGCCCTTTGGCCAGTGCCTAGCTAACCGTGCGTGTGGCACGGGTGCTGCATGGATTGAAGACGTGACGTCGAATTGGTCTCCTTTGGCTTTTAATGCGGGCCATATGGCCGCGCGAGTCCAAATGTCGCCGGATATAGATACGTCTTCTCCCTGGTTGGCACGATTGAATATAGGTATTCCGGAATATAATAGGATGTTCACGACATTGGACATGAATAACAATAATTTGTCTAATATCAAGGAAGTCACGCAGAATGATGGATCTGGTTTCTCTTTGTCCATCAGAGGTGGAGCGTTACAAACGGTCAATGCAAATACGACGAGCGACTTTAGTGGTGGAGCGTGGAAGTTCTTTCGCGGAGCAGGCGACACATTGGCCGTGATCTCCGTGTCGGATGCTGATCCTCTAAATCCTGACGTAACCAATCCTGTCTTTAATGTAGCTGGTGCCGGTACGGCGACACGCTGGACAGCTGTCGAATTCATCTACAATTCCGATGCCCGGCTCAAAACCGATATTAAGCCGATCGAGGGGGCGTTGGATAAGCTGTTGCAGATCCGCGGCGACACTTTTAACTGGAAGAAAGACGGCAAGCCGGGCGTGGGCTTGATTGCCCAAGACGTGGAAAAGGTGTTTCCGGAATTGGTCACCACCACGGGCAAGGACGGCATGAAGGGTGTGCAATATGGCAACCTTGTTGCGCCGATCATCGAGGCCTTGCGTCAGATAAAGGAGGAAAACGATGCCCTGCGTGCGCGTCTTGAAAAGCTGGAGGCTCCCGCCGCGCAGTAA
- a CDS encoding DUF2312 domain-containing protein has translation MTSNVKSAAVGAAQLKSVIERIERLEDEKAEVAAQVREVYSEAKGNGFDARILRQLVRLRRLDPSARAEQEALLDLYKSALGME, from the coding sequence GTGACGAGTAATGTAAAATCGGCCGCAGTCGGCGCGGCGCAATTGAAAAGCGTGATTGAACGGATCGAACGCCTGGAAGACGAAAAAGCCGAGGTGGCCGCCCAGGTGCGCGAGGTGTATTCCGAAGCCAAAGGCAACGGGTTTGACGCTCGCATCTTGCGGCAGTTGGTGCGTTTGCGCCGCCTGGACCCCTCGGCGCGGGCCGAGCAAGAGGCCTTGTTAGACTTATATAAATCCGCATTGGGCATGGAATAG
- a CDS encoding flavin reductase family protein has product MSADLVSPSSDAFRDVLARLAGGVAVMATCTGSDAPIGVTVSALCSVSLEPPLVLTCLAHTASVYSAFRACDSWGISLLSAEQSALSDRFAQRGGQDWDGVALHPSATGVPLLAGALGWIECRRHARHEAGDHDIFVGHVLALALGTDAPALIWYQRGYSRAVSLSSSMTR; this is encoded by the coding sequence ATGTCTGCTGACCTTGTTTCCCCCTCTTCCGACGCGTTTCGGGATGTTTTGGCGCGTTTGGCGGGCGGCGTGGCGGTGATGGCCACATGTACCGGCTCGGATGCGCCCATCGGGGTGACCGTCAGCGCTCTATGCTCTGTGTCGCTCGAGCCGCCCTTGGTGCTGACCTGTTTGGCGCATACGGCCAGCGTCTATTCCGCTTTCCGTGCTTGCGATTCATGGGGGATCAGCCTGCTTTCGGCCGAGCAATCCGCTCTATCCGACCGGTTTGCCCAACGCGGCGGACAAGATTGGGACGGGGTGGCGCTGCATCCTTCGGCCACTGGCGTGCCGTTGCTGGCAGGGGCATTGGGTTGGATCGAATGCCGCCGTCACGCCCGGCACGAGGCCGGCGACCATGATATTTTCGTGGGCCATGTCCTGGCTTTGGCCTTGGGGACCGATGCGCCCGCCTTGATCTGGTACCAGCGCGGCTATTCGCGCGCCGTCTCGCTTTCTTCGTCAATGACGCGCTGA
- a CDS encoding ABC transporter ATP-binding protein yields the protein MTDSLPFPNKPLPMLIHFARQTPLLAMGFILIPLLSQSLYASLTYATKQIIDALGTLTPHADRVWTVLTPPLALFVGILLVRFALTFVQWFVAYHLRFPLLARMRRAVFAHVQRHANGWFDDELSGKIAHKVMLLPEQLMKLYELAAWDFFPTLATLAVTGVLMMQAGWGFVVGICLWAVVYIGFCAWRARYCAIRSEDHNTAKTAVTGRIVDAIANIRNLITFAHHAQEDAYLGGYVEDEKYRRRQVFLAYASMRVGQYILDIVLWLGMFTGALWAWQEGRMTTGDVVMMVGLVTILSKQIWNLGEALSEVIDNYGAAREATRMLIIPHEMPDAPGARGLEIKGGEIRLEDLRFAYPDGAVVFDGMRLTIPAGQKLGLVGASGVGKSTLVSLLLRLYDVSGGRILIDGQDIRGVTQESLRGQIALIPQDTTLFHRSLRENIGYGRPSASEADIRHAAHAAHAHEFIDKLPQGYDSMVGERGVKLSGGQRQRLAVARALLKDAPILILDEATSALDSESEAAIQDSLKLAMQGRTVVAIAHRLSTIMHLDRLVVLDQGGIVEDGTHAQLLAKGGIYAGLWRRQSGGFLQEDGQNLPAEPDDADQVLTVPAQRVIDEESETARE from the coding sequence ATGACCGACTCTTTGCCTTTTCCGAACAAGCCCCTACCGATGCTGATTCATTTCGCGCGGCAGACTCCGTTGCTGGCGATGGGATTCATCCTGATCCCCCTTCTGTCGCAATCGCTGTATGCGTCATTGACCTATGCCACCAAACAGATCATCGACGCCTTGGGGACGCTGACTCCGCATGCCGATCGCGTCTGGACGGTTTTGACGCCGCCCTTGGCCCTATTCGTCGGCATTCTGCTGGTGCGGTTTGCGTTGACCTTCGTGCAATGGTTCGTGGCCTATCATCTGCGCTTTCCGTTGCTGGCGCGGATGCGCCGCGCCGTATTTGCCCATGTCCAGCGTCATGCCAATGGATGGTTCGATGACGAGCTTTCGGGCAAGATCGCGCATAAAGTGATGCTGCTGCCCGAACAGCTGATGAAGTTATACGAGCTTGCCGCCTGGGATTTCTTTCCGACACTGGCCACCTTGGCCGTCACCGGCGTTTTGATGATGCAGGCCGGATGGGGATTCGTGGTCGGGATTTGCCTGTGGGCGGTGGTCTATATTGGTTTTTGCGCATGGCGCGCCCGTTATTGCGCGATCCGCTCGGAGGACCACAACACGGCCAAGACGGCGGTCACGGGCCGCATCGTGGACGCCATCGCCAATATCCGTAACCTGATCACCTTTGCCCATCATGCCCAGGAAGACGCCTATCTGGGCGGCTATGTCGAGGACGAGAAATACCGCCGCCGACAAGTCTTTCTGGCCTATGCCAGCATGCGCGTGGGGCAATATATCCTGGATATCGTGCTGTGGCTGGGGATGTTCACGGGCGCGCTGTGGGCTTGGCAAGAGGGCCGGATGACCACGGGCGACGTGGTGATGATGGTGGGATTGGTGACCATTCTATCCAAGCAGATTTGGAACTTGGGCGAGGCGTTATCGGAAGTGATCGACAATTACGGCGCAGCGCGCGAGGCCACGCGCATGCTGATCATCCCGCACGAAATGCCGGATGCGCCCGGTGCGCGGGGATTAGAGATCAAGGGCGGCGAGATTCGCCTGGAAGACCTGCGCTTCGCATATCCCGACGGGGCCGTGGTGTTCGATGGAATGCGCCTGACGATCCCTGCCGGGCAAAAGCTGGGCCTGGTGGGGGCCAGCGGCGTGGGGAAAAGCACCTTGGTGTCCTTGCTGCTGCGCCTGTATGACGTCAGCGGTGGACGCATCTTGATCGATGGGCAGGATATTCGCGGCGTGACGCAAGAAAGTCTGCGCGGCCAGATCGCCTTGATCCCGCAAGACACCACCTTGTTTCACCGCAGCTTGCGCGAGAATATCGGTTATGGACGTCCCAGCGCCAGCGAGGCTGATATCCGCCATGCGGCACATGCCGCGCATGCGCATGAATTCATCGACAAACTGCCCCAAGGCTATGACAGCATGGTGGGCGAGCGCGGCGTGAAGCTATCAGGCGGGCAGCGTCAGCGTCTGGCGGTGGCGCGCGCGTTACTGAAAGACGCGCCAATCCTGATTCTGGACGAGGCCACCTCGGCCCTGGACAGCGAGTCGGAAGCCGCGATCCAAGATTCCCTGAAACTGGCCATGCAAGGCCGCACCGTGGTGGCGATCGCCCATCGCCTAAGCACCATCATGCATTTGGATCGCCTGGTGGTGTTGGACCAAGGCGGCATCGTCGAGGACGGCACCCATGCCCAATTGCTGGCCAAAGGCGGAATCTATGCCGGCCTATGGCGGCGACAATCGGGAGGGTTCTTGCAAGAAGACGGGCAGAATTTACCGGCGGAACCGGACGATGCCGATCAGGTCCTGACGGTCCCCGCTCAGCGCGTCATTGACGAAGAAAGCGAGACGGCGCGCGAATAG